Genomic DNA from Enoplosus armatus isolate fEnoArm2 chromosome 7, fEnoArm2.hap1, whole genome shotgun sequence:
GGAGGAAGAGTGTGTCCTGCCTTTGTGCCTCCTTACACCCAGTCACCGTCATGGATGTTGAGAAACACGGCAAAGGAGAGACATCACAGGTGACTAAATCGCTAGGTTTATGTTAAATGATGACCTACTTACAGAAATGTATATGCTTCAGTTGCTATATATGCAACTTGTATATAGAGGAAAATATTGAATTGTGATTTATATTGCAATTCTTTTGTTTCGACATTAATATAATCATGCACAATAGTACTGTGGCCTTTGTGTGGTCATTTTTAGATATTACTTTAGTGGTGAACTTGATATTACTCTTatattactattactataatATTAGAGTTGACCTACTTAATTCACAAAATCACAGCTGTTTCTCCAACTCACAGAATTGATGTTAAATAGCTACAGCTGAGTCAATTTGCTGGTGACAGTTGTCTTTATAACCtgtgaaaaaagaaactctTGCTTGCTACAgcttgtttacatgctgttaATTATGTAGGCAATTAAAACCGCTGCTCTTGTGATGTTGATATACAGTtaaatcaatatatatttttcagccCACTGCTAAAAATCACTATAATGTGGATGAACATCTGTATGTGTATAGTGTTGACATACTATCAGTTAATGCAGTGCATGCTAAAGTATTAGCATGTAGCACTGGAGCCAGTGATATAGTGGAGACATCAGCTATGAGGAAACATTCTGACAATaattttcatttacatattcTACAGATTTTCAGATACTCTTCCGTCATGTCATGCTGTAAACATGCCATTTTCACCAGAACACTTTATCCTACAGCAGGGACactcaacttgctttgcccgGGGGGGCCACTTTATGACAGGGAGGCCAAGGACCAGTTAGTTAACGTACATTAATAGAAAGCCATAAAGCCTTTCTAACACatggttaacgttgtgaaagatcatggtttgggttaaaataaaaaagtcgacaacttttggtttcacacgggacaTGAACAGcggtctcctgggtgaaagtcctgtctttctggcagaaagccctGAAGGAAAACTTCTCCCACATGCCCCCGCGCAGGTCAGGTGTACATGAACCTTTTGCAGTAATCACTGCTGAGTGTCACCGCTTCTTCACACTGCACAGATCACTGATAGGCTGATATGCACCTTCCCAAGTAAAAGCCAAGGGACATTAgtgaacatttactaattggtataaataagcaaaaaaaaacaactccctTTTGTGagttaattcattttcattgtgaattagaaaatggcCGGCCATTAATCGTTCATGAATCTCGTGTTGCAGGTTGGCTGAGCAGCGTTGGCAGTGCTCAGTCCGCTGTGTGAGCTCTGCAGCCAGGAAGAGGAGAGCCCTGCGCAGTGCCTTCCCAGTGCTGGAGCAGCCGCTGCAGCCCATCCACCAACATGTGTATGAAGCTAACCTGCGAAACAGCAACGCCTGCCGTAAGACGTAGGTTCCTTTCTAGTTGATTTCCaaccatttcattatttattgaaatacatttgtaaacGTGTGCCgttcgttctctctctctgcaaggTACATGGAGCTGAGTGAAAAGgtaaggaaaggaggaggggaaaacgCCATAGCCAGACACAcccagagaaacaggaagttgcTGGTCAGGGATCGGCTGCGCCTCCTGTTTGATGATGAGGACTTCCTTGAGCTGTCGCCATTCGCTGGTCTGGGTCTGCAGTACGGGGACATCCCTTCAGCCGGCTGCTTGACTGGTCAGAAACCACTAGCTGCAATCCTTTATTTTTGGTACTAACTATAGACTTTGTAATCTGACAAGTGTTTATTTACTCAGTTTActtcttttatttcatactGTTAGCAGTTTATTTCCCATCTTATGACGATTCAAGTGTGATGCACATGCATGCCACTGACTTATGGCCctatgtactgcatgtgtgtgtgtgtgtgtgtgtgtgtgtgtgtgtgtgtgtgtgtgtgtgtgtgtgtgtgtgtgtgtgtgtgtgtgtgtgtgtccatccagGTATTGGCAGGATCAATGGCCTGTGGTGCGTGTTCATTGCCAACGATGCCACAGTGAAAGGCGGCACAGCTTATCCAATCACAGTGAAGAAGCAGCTACGGGCACAGGAAGTGGCCATTCAGAACCGCCTGCCTTGTGTTTACCTGGTCGACTCTGGAGGGGCTTTTCTACCACTGCAGgttaactcacacacacacacacacacacacagatctgaaTGTCAGCTGAACTATAATGTCTGCTATTTCTATctctaattctctctctctgtgtatataATTACCCAGTCAGAGATCTTTCCTGATAAGAACCAGGGCGGAAGGACGTTCTATAACGAAGCCATCATGTCTGCCACCAAGATCCCACAGgtgaagaaacaggaaaaagtaGCACAGGCTTGCTTTAACAGAACgggataaaaaacaaaatgaaggctGTGAATGAACTCTTTATATTATATCAACATTAAACAGATGTCACATTTGATATGCTATCATTCTGGGgccatgtaaaacaaaaagtatacAAGTTTTAAGATTCCCTCTATTTTGCAGTTTTAAATGAGTAATTTTATAATAACTAATAGATCAAAAGCTTTAGGCCTTAGAAGATAAAAATGCATGCAGTCCATGTTTTAGGACTGTAGCAGCCTGGTTGTGTGTTATATGacattttgcacacacatgtactctTAATTAATGACGTTTCTGACCTTAGACCTCCATCaagtaaaatgaacaaaaagctTGATCTGATGGTCTAAGGACCAAATGTCATCGATAAAGGCAGTACAAATGACCAATAGTGTGAAAGATTCTTTGATTCCTTCTCAATTAAGTACTTTAACCTACGCAGTAAGACTTTATGGTCTGCAAGAATTTTGTCAAAATGACTGTTTTACATTGCTATATcgatataaaaacaataaataatccTAAAGGTTTCGGTGGTGTGCGGGTCGTGCACAGCAGGTGGAGCTTACATCCCCACCATGGCGGAAGAGACAGTGATGGTGCACCGTATAGGGACCATATTCCTCGGAGGGCCGCCACTTGTCAAGGCCGCCACGGGGGAGGAAGTCACGCCAGAGGACCTGGGAGGAGCCAGGCTTCATGCTGAGTAGGTCCATCAATCAAACCAGCCCTCCAAATATACAGTTATCAAAGAAACAACCACATGAATTTATTGTCTGGTTTCAGGGTGAGTGGCTGTGTGGACCATTTTGCCTGGGAAGAAAAGGAGGCGTACGACTACACCAGAAACATCATATCCACCCTCAACTTCCAACTGcccgaggaagaggaggaggatgaggaggagccGCTGTATAGTTCAGAGGAGCTTCTGAGGCTTGCTCCCAGAAGTTACAGCTACAGTCTGGATGTTAAAATggtacagtatgcacacacacacacacacacacacacacacacacacgcacacacaaagctaTTTGCTCTGTAGACTGAGTAAATGCAGTCCTTCTTCTCTGGCTAAACAGCCAGCTTCAATCATCGGGGGGCCTCCGGGAGGTGCGGTGCAAAAACACCCCAGTGATGAGCAATCGGCACCAAAACacgaagacaaaacaaaacagaaatgaggaTTTCCATGGCAAATCACGAcgtcatgtttctgtctcactgaATCCAGAATTAATGACATTCTGTCGGCTGTTTCTGTCCGTCCAGGTAGTCAGTCGGCTGACGGACGGGAGCCGCTTCCAGGAGTTCAAAGCTCGCTATGGAGCCACACTCACCACTGGCTTTGCAAAGATACATGGGTAAAAGATGCAAACGCACACTCACAGATTTAGTTTGTTGCTTGTCAGCCAACAAACGGCAAGTCTTCAACAAtgttagaataataataataataattattatgtcataataatatgaaaatgtttgattatTGTGAAGGCATATGTTACAAGCAGATTGTCAGCACAAATTGaacaaaagtaaacacacagaggatgtagtttctgtatttttggGGTGCATTGGTCTTACTGGTGCTGTTATCGCTTGCATCGTTTACCCCTTACACTCACAAACTCCACGACCTGCCCTCAGTAACGTCTTGATGAGATCAGCAAACCCAGGACCACAACAAATCTCCCCTTGACCAATGACTAACTGCCACATAAGACCTGTACGAGGATGTCTGGAAAGCGGTATTAATACTGAGTTGATAATCGCAGTTAAGATAGTGAATTGAATTGTTGTGAATTGCCTTTTGTTCGTCATGCATACTTatagacattttaaataataacgTACTAAACTTTGCCAGTAATACCAGCACTTAGAGTGTTCCTGACACTTTGATAAGTGACCTATTGAGGTTTCCTGTATACAGTGAGCTTGGCCTCAGCAGCCTAGCAGCCTAACTAccaggcggcagcagcagcagcagcagcaaagctccagcagtcattgttttattatgtgaCTCATAATTTAAGCATGTGAGTAGTCTGTGAGTATTTGGTTTCACGTCCGTGTATATGTACCCTGTCAGCCACTTGGTGGGAATAGTAGCCAACGACGGAGAGCTGTCGTACCAGGCCGCACTGAAAGGCAGCCATTTTGTCCAGTTGTGTGACCAGAGAGAcatccccctcctcttcctccagaacacggcaccagcagcagctctaaCACTCTCCACAACACAGGTATTCACTcccagtaaaacacacacacacacacacatacacagacttgTTTAAATGCACATGTATCAAAATAcatcataaaacaaatgtgaccaAATAGTTCTGCTGTCtctggagctggactctctgacagcagtgtcagagaggaggatgctgtccaagctacGGGTCATCTCGGACAAtttaccagtgcaatacatatatgtacgtgtgtgtgtgtatatatatatatgtgtatatatatatatgtgtgtatatatatatgtatatatgtacatatatatatgtatgtatatgtatatatgtatatgtatatatatatgtgtatatatatatatatgtgtatatatgtacatatatatgtatgtatatgtatatatgtgtatatatatatatatgtgtatatatgtacatatatatgtatgtatatgtatatatatatatatatatatatatatgtgtgtatatatatatatatatttttttttttttttttttcaatattgtACAtgcatatattttgtttttgtttttttttctaactgtatttgtacatattgctcatttctaaatttaggctacttttctactcttgaatgggagcacctgaaacttgtataatttccccccggggatcaataaagtatttctgattctgattttctgattttcttgaatatatgtgtgtgtgtgtgtgtgtgtgtgtgtgtgtgtgtgtgtgtgtgtgtgtgtgtgtgtgtgtgtgtgtgtgtgtgtgtgtgtgtgtgtgtgtgtgtgtgtgtgtgtgtgtgtttcttctagGCAGAGATGAACAGTAACCGCCTGAAGGCTCAGGGTTCAATGATGTCAGCAGTAGCGTGTGCCTCCGTCCCCAAAATCACTGTGGTGATCGGCGGTTGCCATGGTGCCGACAGCTACGCCATGGTGAGAGTCTCAGTAAACATTGCTGTAGTACCAAAAACGTTGGTCTTTTACCTAGCTAGAATTTAAAGGTAGTATTATCCTTAATTCAGAAATTAAGCGTCTTTGGGAAGATTAAATGGATAACAAATGTGTCCTTTTCCACAGcattgtttttgcagttttttttgtttgtttatagcATAAACTAAAATACTGGACTTTCTAAGTAAGTGCATCTGTCACACTACAGATATTTAAGGTGTCCttattattttacagtataATCATACATTATACTAATGTGGGATTTATCCCACAGTAATTTGCACCTTGTTTCCTGGTTGTCTCTAGTGTGGGCGGGCCTTTGACCCCAATTTCCTGTTCCTGTGGCCCAACGCCAGAGTGGCGATGGCAGCTCCGGGTCACGCTGGCTCTCTGCTTCCCCCTGACAGTGagcaggagcagaagaagaaacaggaggaTGACCTGAACAGGAGGTTGAAGGAGGAGAGCTCAGCTTTCTACTCCTCGGGCAGGCTCTGGGATGATGGAGTCATCCTGCCTCAGGACACAAGGAGggtaaaacaacattttgtttaagcTGTTAAAAAGTGGCTTAGGAGCAGACATAAAAACACTAACAACTGTTAACTCTGGCACACGAAAGTTTCAGCTCTCACAAAGTACTATTTCAACTTTTTTACCGCCCATTTTTCCgcaaatctgtctgtctgcaggttgtcagagaCTGCCTGGACatcatcaaacagcagcagtatcAGCTGTCCACAGAGAAACTGCAGTCGGCACTTTTACGTATATAGAAGCGtccatccttctcctcctcacttcctCCGGACATTACAGACCTCTGCCCGTCATTATGTTTTGATTACACGGGTCATGTAGTAAATAATGATATCAAATATTGAATGCAAAAAGGTGTTAGCATGGACACTGTACAGAAATATGAACAGCATGCCCATCCTAATGAACCAACCCCTTTCTTTAAAGGTGATGGAGAGCTTCAAAAGGTCCCACAGAATGTTATGACTTCCTTAAACctgcataaataaatatttgtggccacttgggggcagcacaaacAGCTGTAAACAACGTTGCCGTATTATCACATTAAAAAGGAACACTTAATAGGAGGTGATGAACATTATGACCTTGTGGCTGCTGTATATACATGTGTTATAATTCATCAATAATGTGAGagataattcatgttttttaatcGACACTGTTTTTCGCTGGCAAATACTGgatggaaatgtatttttatagaaATGTATCCTCAAGTCACCCGTCCTCTAGTTTTTGTGTCAAAAACAGTCAAGAGATAAAGATTAAAATCTGCCGAAAGCAGTTTGAAGGACGGACGTCAAATGGTCATTGTCAcgtaattgtttttatttgtataaaacattgtgtttatatttaattGTAATCTCTTGCTTTACAAGGATGATTTCACAAATGTGTAGGTGCTattttaattatgaaataaaacattttcaatgcagtaaatgtgaatgtgttttaacaAAAGCAAAGTAAACTTTATGCAGTAAACTCATGCTGCAGGTGAtttctctgtacattttttctCCACCGGCTGTTAAAGCTACAGcgggcaatattattgaattataatttcagttgaaataactaattttgaccattgcatgcccctttgtatttagtcttttaaaaaactggaccaggtctgaatcaaacaaccagtCAGGGTTtgctagcacgtaactggccaatcacatcgactctgtacaaacaagggcgttctacagaaggttccaccttctggatttgGAGCCtgaatcagaacggttggaaagagaggaatcaaaacacagaaaccccTGATtgcccttcaattaaatattgttggtgacatgcaatggtcaaagttagttatttcaaccaaaattacaattcaataatattgcctactgtagcttttaAATTGTCtctatgaaagaaaaaaatgtattttacatacacacatttttacatacacacacactgctagcTCCAAGCCTGAACCCAAGGAACATTAATAGCATGTTAATTAGCCACATAATAAATGTACCAGGTTTTATAACATGTCCCAAGGGCCTGgtgaaaaagacaaatgctTAAATCAAACGTTACTTATCAAAGAATTGCATTAACCACTGATGCATTGCCAATTAAACATCACTCCAAAGTAAAATAATGAACAGATTATGACATTTGATgtaaatcattttcatactaCTGGCTAATGTTTCGctgtggatttgtttgagtAAAGTGACTGTTGGTGAGTTTGAGGTCACTGTGAGGGGAATGATAGGTTCAGATATGGATCAGAGCCATTTTCAGTTATTCAACTTAAGCAGCTGCTTGGCAAAAACAAACTACTATTTGGAATCCAGTTCTAGTGCAGTCGGCTGACAGGAAAGTGAAGGCGGTGTATTTTAGGATGCGTCTCGGCCCGGGTTGGGATGAAGACCGGTGTCACGGTTTGTACGTGCCGTGGAGGGTCACAGGGATGATGGTGTTGACCTCTGCCCTCGCCAGCTCCGTCAGTTTCACAGCGTCCAGCACCAGCAGGAAACCCGGTCTCTCTGCACCTGGCTTCACCACGATGCTCAGTAGCACACCTGCAACGCCGAGACGTAGGCACAAATCAAGGCCGAGGTTTGATTTAGGCGTAGAATTCGATCAGGTGCAGATTAGGACAGAGGCTAACCTTTTGATCGTTCAGTTATTTCTGGCAAATGGCGtttattttgttctctctttttttttttgttcgatAACGTAGTTGTAGTTGTACAGATGCAAGAGGACAAAATCTCATGTTCTTTATGCTCTGTTCCCACGCGACATGACCTCTCATAAATGCTACATTCAGGGTCAAAGGAACAAGGATACTTGGTGGTATTTGAAACTCAAGAGGTTATCAAATGAATTTAATTACCACCGTATTTGCCAATTGTTCCCCTTCCAGGTTTGATTTTCTGTCATCGTGCTGTCGCTTGTGTAACCGAGGCTTTTCGCAGCAGTTGACTCTCAAGTATCGAGTGCTGGGGTGTCCCTCCAGCCAAGTAGCCTTCTGTGTCTCTCGTCTTTTGTAATTATCGTAACATTTTTTAAGATCACAATGTGCCATATGTTTCActtgtagctgtgtgtgtgtgtgtgtgtgtgtgtgttctaccgtcgtcctcctctgcagctccaggtGTTGGTACAAACAGCGGCTCTGATGGGTAACAGTCCTCCTCCAGCCACACCCAGGTCTCTTTGGTCTGCACGTTCAGCTTGACAATCTACAGCGAGTCAACAACACACAACCGACGGCTttcattaacaacaacaacaacaacaacatccacaCCAGCGTCACCAAACACTTTCGGGGACTTCTCCTCCTGTGACCGATGGAAGCGCTCCTACCCTGTCGGGGATGAAGTGGTTGAGTCCCAGGCCGTAGGCGAAGGAGTATTTCTTCCCACGGCACAGAGAGTAGTTGATCTGTGGAAACTCAAAGgctgagagacagcaggagagatGTTACGCAAACAATCGAGCTGTTAACctgtttactcaagtactttaggttacttctactccactacattttggaggcaaatattgtCCTTCTTGCACTcctctgcatttatttgatatcTTCAGTTAATAGCTACCTTGCTGACTCAGattgttaatacaaaatataatcaactaaaTAATGACGATGTGCTATTATAGATTAAGCCATCCAGTAGCTGCATTGCACAGTAATTATAACTAGCCCCGCCTTTAcgagctgcaacattaaagtgatgaacacattaatgcatcaataattataatccgacaatgtaatatatatatatatatatatatatgattctgaaatgggtcaTTCTGCACAATGAATACTTTAAGTATaatttgatgctaatacttctGAACTTTtaattaaaggtcccatattgtagatgtccatgtcttgtctggttctaaagcaggtctgggtgctgtataaatactgtgaaaggatcaaaacgctcagtccacggagaaatgaaacacggcccgtattcagaaactgcgtctttaaacgagccgtcgggacttccgtaaggttgtgatgtcacaactacacagtcagcgacggggggggggggggctgaggggctgcaggaagggccagtagaagataaataaggacttttgtgaactgtgaa
This window encodes:
- the LOC139287898 gene encoding biotin-dependent 3-methylcrotonyl-coenzyme A carboxylase beta1 subunit, with the protein product MYRCMASLCSGGRVCPAFVPPYTQSPSWMLRNTAKERHHRLAEQRWQCSVRCVSSAARKRRALRSAFPVLEQPLQPIHQHVYEANLRNSNACRKTYMELSEKVRKGGGENAIARHTQRNRKLLVRDRLRLLFDDEDFLELSPFAGLGLQYGDIPSAGCLTGIGRINGLWCVFIANDATVKGGTAYPITVKKQLRAQEVAIQNRLPCVYLVDSGGAFLPLQSEIFPDKNQGGRTFYNEAIMSATKIPQVSVVCGSCTAGGAYIPTMAEETVMVHRIGTIFLGGPPLVKAATGEEVTPEDLGGARLHAEVSGCVDHFAWEEKEAYDYTRNIISTLNFQLPEEEEEDEEEPLYSSEELLRLAPRSYSYSLDVKMVVSRLTDGSRFQEFKARYGATLTTGFAKIHGHLVGIVANDGELSYQAALKGSHFVQLCDQRDIPLLFLQNTAPAAALTLSTTQAEMNSNRLKAQGSMMSAVACASVPKITVVIGGCHGADSYAMCGRAFDPNFLFLWPNARVAMAAPGHAGSLLPPDSEQEQKKKQEDDLNRRLKEESSAFYSSGRLWDDGVILPQDTRRVVRDCLDIIKQQQYQLSTEKLQSALLRI